TGGTCTAATTGGCAAGACACCCGGCTGTTAACCGGGATGATGCAGGTTCGAGTCCTGCCGTCCCAGCCAGTTGAATGCAGAATTGTGAAAGCGGATTACGAAATGATAGTATTATTGACCACGCAATCGCAGGTTCGCAATCCGTATTGATTTTGCCGGGTCGTCTAATGGCAGGACAGCGGCCTTTGGAGCCGTTAATCGTGGTTCGAATCCACGCCCGGCAGCTATGGGATTGATGAGAAAGTTGTTGTCTGGCAGGCAAGAAGACTTCAGTAGGTCTCTTAATTGAAAACTGGGAATCGAGAATCATGAAGATATTTAGCGGAAGATCTAATGTTCCTCTGGCTGAGAAGATAGCAGATCACTTGGGGACTGAGCTGGGAAAAGTAAACTCCCGGCAGTTCAGCGATGGGGAACTGTGGGTGAAATACGAAGAGAACATTCGAGGTCAGGATGTCTTCATCATTCAATCAACCCACCATCCGGCAGACAACATCATTGAGCTCGTTCTTATGATTGATGCTGCTGTCAGGGCTTCAGCCAGACGGGTGACCGCTGTGATTCCCTATTATGGCTATGGCCGGCAGGATCGAAAAGATCAACCAAGAGTGCCTATTTCGGCCCGCGTCATGATAGACTTAATCAGCAGTGTGGGGGTGGGTCGTATACTGGCCATGGATCTTCACTCGTCTCAGATTCAGGGTTTTACACACATACCGTTCGATCATCTTTATGCGCGGCAGGTCATTTTTGAAAGGTTGCGCGAGTTTGACCTGTCCACCGAGACTACCATGATACTTGCTCCGGATGCTGGTCGTGCACCGATGGCACAATCGTTTGCCAAACACCTTGGCGTTGGGTTCGGCCTTGTTGATAAACGGAGGACGGGTCCGAATCAGGCTGAGGTGGTTCATCTCATTGGTGATCTGAAAGGGAAGGAAGTCATCGTTATTGACGACATGATTGATACCGGCGGAACTACGATCAATGCCGCCAACGCCGCTATAGAGAGTGGTGCATCAAATGTTGTTGCCGTGGCAACACACGGTCTGTTTTCAGGAGACGCGGTGGAGCGAATCATGAGTTCGAATATTGGCAAGGTTATTGTGACGGATACGGTCAATCTTAATAAGAAGAGAGAATTTGACAAGTTGGAAGAGATATCCGTATCTGGACTGTTTGCAAGAGCAGTCGAATGTATCCACAATGGAGAGTCGGTAAGCGCACTCTTCGAGTTTTAGCAGGAGGTAATCATGGCGCAGGAATACAAACTGGAACTCGATAAAAGAACAGACACGGGAAGAAAGGCAGCAAAGAATTATAGAAGCAGCGGCAGTATCCCGGGGATTTTTTATTCCGCGGATCATGAGGCGGTCTCCTTCGTCATTGATCGAGGACATCTGCACCACGCCTTGCAGTCTGATACGCATGTTTACGCTGTCAGTGTAAAAGGCAAAAAGCTCCATGCCATTTTCAAAGAGATACAGTATCACCCGGTGACGGAGGAAATTGCGCACGTGGATCTTTTCGGCGTAAGCCTGAAGGATAAGATTGATATTGTAGTTCCAATCATTGTGGAAGGAGAAGCTGCGGGCGTGAAGACGGGTGGCATTCTGAATCAGAACATCACTGAATTGCAGATAAACTGTCTGGCAACGGAAGTTCCAGATGCGGTTCGCATTGATGTAAGTGAGTTGGAGGTAGGTGACACCATCCATGTTGAAGAGCTCGATCTAGAGGGGATCGAAATACTGACAAACCCCGAGATCACCATTGTTTCCGTTCAGGCTCCGAAAGAGGAGATTATTGAAGAGCCTGAGCTGGAAGAGGAAGAACTTGAGGGTGAAGAAGGTGACGCTGTTGAAGGTGAAGAAGTACCGACGGAAGAGGGTGAGGACAAAGGTGCGGAAAAACCATCCGATGATGGAGAGAAGGAGGAAAGTGCTTCAAAGTGATGCTGTTTATCGGTTTAGGGAATGTGGAAGATCACTATGCCGACACAAAGCACAATTTCGGAT
This Candidatus Neomarinimicrobiota bacterium DNA region includes the following protein-coding sequences:
- a CDS encoding ribose-phosphate pyrophosphokinase; amino-acid sequence: MKIFSGRSNVPLAEKIADHLGTELGKVNSRQFSDGELWVKYEENIRGQDVFIIQSTHHPADNIIELVLMIDAAVRASARRVTAVIPYYGYGRQDRKDQPRVPISARVMIDLISSVGVGRILAMDLHSSQIQGFTHIPFDHLYARQVIFERLREFDLSTETTMILAPDAGRAPMAQSFAKHLGVGFGLVDKRRTGPNQAEVVHLIGDLKGKEVIVIDDMIDTGGTTINAANAAIESGASNVVAVATHGLFSGDAVERIMSSNIGKVIVTDTVNLNKKREFDKLEEISVSGLFARAVECIHNGESVSALFEF
- a CDS encoding 50S ribosomal protein L25 — protein: MAQEYKLELDKRTDTGRKAAKNYRSSGSIPGIFYSADHEAVSFVIDRGHLHHALQSDTHVYAVSVKGKKLHAIFKEIQYHPVTEEIAHVDLFGVSLKDKIDIVVPIIVEGEAAGVKTGGILNQNITELQINCLATEVPDAVRIDVSELEVGDTIHVEELDLEGIEILTNPEITIVSVQAPKEEIIEEPELEEEELEGEEGDAVEGEEVPTEEGEDKGAEKPSDDGEKEESASK